From Anopheles funestus chromosome 3RL, idAnoFuneDA-416_04, whole genome shotgun sequence, a single genomic window includes:
- the LOC125767310 gene encoding zinc finger protein 423 homolog isoform X3 has product MALKMLYRGPSTRLETLIEKIQQSTNGFVGGGMIAPGAMGGLGGVKEFSLGQELYSSHTSSSFSPSISDGMTTPNSITNDTNDGSLLPLGSTDEKPFRQGSGNHHIHPRHHHAHHRRTGTAGGHPSSAKEGGKSSLKHHHQLNNNNSSSHNHNNNNNNNHGSNSKGLNSTYHCQFCEKTFPRLGYLKKHEQSHTEHMPFKCEYCARLFKHKRSRDRHTKLHTGDRRYRCLHCEAAFSRSDHLKIHMKTHDNQKPFQCTICNRGYNTAAALTSHMQNHKKQLALTGSPNLTYSPRSTTSSLSSGGGGGGSGGGKRGAKFSPYANDPLMLMSRGSSKLSSTLAKATSGNVPSNRTPTPGSTGAGSTSGAPGGGGTHVDTLSCPYCTRTDFSTLEQLGLHVQSMHGHGALGLLGADTSMPYFTSGSRRAVTPDGSSLSLSGLGPYPPITCEFCTMKFPTVPLMFAHLKTSHLDRLAGAGLQRSSPNGTTGSPLGGSRPPSGFHPLEQLHFNKSLLGNAFPSFYGGAMGAGSSTNMSSMSGGSIKMEHRPTASSNGRDENENEASEMGRKRKRKGHDGEDKEKNNRKADKQQEGMEADANDEDEEHVDETDGNANRSGSVDLKETGNAHELEAAIIKQERKEETDPVIPEATSPSTSTRSSPCDSLGSIAHPVSHPPSGRNTPAEQLTPTDLSQPKMKRLKLETLLEDEEVPDKKVMVGSGRSHSRDVHKQRGGATNRREGELKDSHLSTQHQHISVPQLHTGGVGSNAPSSQQLAASSSSASHHAHQLPGAYLCNQCNAALPDFESFRTHLKAHLEQSAANAAAAAAMRLAGEHNAGPPGGSNNSSTSGTSGGSLSLTTFLCQQCGATLSCQAEYEQHTIGHFLVMAVEYRCQAAGSGSTGSSCSGKTAFGKVEDLHKHLYEGHMQLLYKCTVCGETFESKVQVQVHFAVSHSVEVKLYRCSACAEVFRSEREFRQHIRNRHLTAGAVQCMFCRMVCSSELEMHFHLASHARKFKCPACPESFHVEFLLDRHIQTQHSQKETNSPNRREPNASHALSTVPSTVPSTASLTASTATGTSVSTTATSAVAGLDYLQLHGQMAAMAAAAAWPSLYQTANKFYNNPLQVDTLSQLKHPQHLLHGFYDTMLGKAHQQQQQRTSFIADPPTGSGTTIGSKKNPFTGQSPNTSATNALLGLGYGTSSSASTGTSQPQRSAGSHTLNGSASGLYSPEEGTNAGTNVPAGSGKLYSPIAMIQRYGDNGGLHSTGATGTSGGTSRPGVESPTGQLLLASHTTLGLSDHHHSEQTGRKTNQQTNAKPSSTLAASGSTPQLATTGAGSCYSCGICERSDFSTESEVQTHRKIVHNLKTGVSLRCAYCNGDFRSRNELENHMKVAHNTGGGKHKCLICDEIFPSPAVLAEHKLSHCKVGASGRCSHCSLPLPDAHTFKQHLQVHQPVTGGSSTNPSTGGGAPGTGSAGGGQTGVNASSSTNGNGNASGSSNAEQERFPQQCICCRQTLNSEFEISLHAKFHTKSPDTNERTCALCLEPLPSQPESSTKICDPCLKRHNFPSKLLSMNFLKPSASTSLGQTPTIAGPTHGGIVGPSTVPIEGRTPTSGGIQHEQQPSGGRDSSSSSLYQCNLCKKPLPSSQKLQEHLIDHTFAGCEERGYVCYLCSAVFTSSAGLQAHLPVAHTNAAAKPYDCERCGVAYFFRAELEHHLIDHELGRSVRTVTGSFEHSSTVRTGDDGEWRSEQNSPVSEDDGLGQPQRSHIKQELCETEQDRSSPYCHKEEDTEEENEEREPTGNDEDGEEECVNAEQQIDGEDAELNRIEANDGQQIKHNAGESVYQHKNDAIDDDVAGSEESNDATNEGELMEEREQSQEQDDEEEYIEVDEHTTPDDVGGKPTHNERLRRPSNMLLNGGKDCSTLTGTTTPTLPVVTAAE; this is encoded by the exons ATGGCACTGAAGATGCTATACCGTGGCCCAAGCACCAGATTGGAAACATTGATTGAGAAAATACAGCAAAGTACGAACggttttgttggtggtggcATGATTGCACCCGGTGCAATGGGTGGTCTCGGTGGTGTGAAAGAGTTTTCCCTCGGCCAAG AGCTTTACTCATCACACACATCATCCAGCTTTTCGCCTTCGATTTCTGACGGAATGACAACGCCTAATTCGATCACAAACGATACGAATGATGGTTCACTCCTGCCGTTGGGTTCCACCGATGAAAAACCCTTCCGACAGGGTAGCGGCAATCATCACATTCACCCACGGCATCATCACGCACATCATCGACGAACGGGGACGGCCGGTGGGCATCCGTCATCGGCGAAGGAGGGTGGCAAATCTTCCTtaaagcatcatcatcaactgaacaataataatagtaGCAGCCACAAtcacaacaataataacaacaacaatcatgGCAGTAATAGCAAGGGCTTGAATAGCACCTACCACTGTCAGTTCTGTGAGAAGACATTCCCACGGCTCGGCTATCTCAAGAAGCACGAACAG agCCACACAGAACACATGCCATTTAAATGCGAATACTGTGCCCGATTGTTTAAGCACAAACGTTCCCGCGATCGTCACACGAAGCTACATACGGGCGATCGACGCTATCGTTGTCTGCATTGCGAAGCCGCATTCTCCCGAAG TGATCATCTGAAAATTCACATGAAGACACACGACAACCAGAAACCGTTCCAATGTACGATCTGTAATCGGGGGTACAATACGGCTGCCGCCCTTACCAGCCATATGCAGAACCACAAGAAGCAACTTGCACTCACCGGCAGTCCTAACCTAACGTACAGCCCCCGATCGACGACAAGCTCTCTATCCAGTGGAGGAGGTGGAGGAGGAAGTGGTGGCGGGAAGCGGGGAGCAAAATTTTCGCCCTATGCGAATGATCCGTTAATGTTGATGAGTCGTGGAAGTTCTAAACTCTCTTCCACACTCGCGAAAGCCACTTCCGGGAATGTCCCCAGTAATCGTACACCGACCCCGGGTAGTACTGGTGCGGGAAGTACATCGGGAGCGCCAGGAGGTGGTGGTACTCATGTAGATACATTATCATGTCCATACTGTACACGAACCGATTTTAGCACACTAGAGCAACTCGGACTTCACGTACAGTCTATGCACGGTCACGGAGCGCTTGGATTGTTGGGAGCGGACACATCAATGCCCTACTTCACATCCGGTAGTCGGCGCGCAGTAACACCGGACGGAAGTTCACTTTCCCTCAGTGGGCTTGGTCCCTATCCTCCAATCACGTGCGAGTTCTGTACGATGAAGTTCCCAACCGTGCCGTTAATGTTTGCCCATCTGAAGacatcccatctggaccggcTGGCTGGGGCAGGACTTCAACGTAGCTCCCCGAATGGAACTACCGGCAGTCCATTGGGAGGATCACGTCCACCGAGTGGGTTCCATCCGCTAGAACAATTACACTTCAACAAGAGTCTACTGGGGAATGCTTTCCCTTCGTTCTACGGTGGAGCGATGGGCGCTGGTTCGTCGACCAATATGTCCAGTATGTCCGGTGGCAGCATTAAAATGGAACATCGACCAACGGCTAGTTCGAATGGGcgggatgaaaatgaaaacgaagcgAGTGAAATGGGACGAAAGCGTAAACGGAAAGGACATGATGGGGAGGATAAGGAGAAGAATAACCGCAAAGCTGACAAGCAACAAGAAGGCATGGAAGCTGATGCTaatgatgaggatgaggaGCATGTCGATGAAACCGATGGTAACGCTAATCGGAGTGGTTCAGTTGACTTGAAAGAAACAGGAAATGCCCACGAATTGGAAGCCGCGATCATTAAACAGGaacgaaaggaagaaacaGATCCAGTAATTCCTGAAGCTACATCACCATCCACCTCGACACGATCGTCTCCGTGCGATTCTCTCGGTTCGATTGCGCATCCCGTAAGTCATCCGCCATCTGGACGAAACACTCCAGCAGAACAGCTTACACCGACCGATCTCAGCCAGCCGAAGATGAAAAGATTAAAGTTAGAGACACTGCTGGAGGATGAAGAAGTACCGGACAAAAAGGTGATGGTTGGGTCTGGCCGGTCTCACTCTCGCGACGTTCACAAACAACGTGGTGGTGCTACGAATCGACGAGAAGGCGAACTAAAAGATTCACATCTATCCACCCAGCACCAGCACATTTCCGTTCCTCAGTTGCATACGGGTGGCGTTGGTTCGAACGCACCGTCCTCTCAGCAACTCGCTGCTTCCAGTTCTAGCGCCTCTCATCACGCCCATCAGCTTCCTGGTGCTTATCTTTGCAATCAGTGTAATGCCGCGTTGCCCGATTTCGAATCATTCCGTACCCATTTGAAGGCACATCTGGAACAGAGTGCGGCTAATGCAGCGGCAGCTGCAGCGATGAGACTCGCCGGTGAACATAACGCTGGTCCTCCAGGAGGTTCCAACAACTCCTCCACATCCGGTACATCGGGTGGATCGCTTTCACTGACCACCTTTCTCTGCCAGCAGTGTGGAGCAACGTTGAGCTGTCAGGCAGAGTACGAGCAGCATACGATTGGCCATTTCTTGGTGATGGCAGTAGAATACCGATGTCAGGCGGCTGGTAGTGGATCGACCGGAAGTTCCTGCAGCGGTAAAACAGCCTTCGGTAAGGTGGAAGATCTACACAAACATCTTTACGAAGGTCACATGCAGCTGCTGTACAAGTGTACCGTTTGTGGGGAAACGTTCGAATCGAAGGTCCAGGTGCAGGTGCACTTTGCCGTCAGTCATTCGGTCGAGGTAAAGCTGTACCGGTGTTCGGCCTGTGCAGAGGTATTCCGATCTGAACGCGAATTTCG ACAACATATTCGAAACCGGCATTTGACGGCAGGTGCTGTACAGTGTATGTTCTGCCGGATGGTTTGTTCGTCCGAGCTGGAGATGCATTTCCATCTCGCATCACACGCTAGGAAGTTTAA ATGTCCAGCCTGTCCCGAATCATTCCACGTCGAGTTCCTGCTAGACCGTCACATTCAGACGCAGCACAGCCAGAAGGAAACGAACTCACCGAATCGTAGAGAACCTAATGCGAGCCATGCACTATCCACGGTACCATCTACTGTACCCTCTACCGCTTCTTTAACGGCTTCCACGGCAACGGGTACTTCCGTGTCCACAACAGCCACCTCAGCTGTTGCAGGACTAGATTATCTGCAGCTGCATGGACAAATGGCGGCAATGGCAGCGGCCGCTGCATGGCCCAGCCTCTACCAGACCGCCAACAAGTTCTACAACAACCCGCTCCAGGTGGACACATTGAGCCAACTAAAGCATCCGCAGCATCTTCTGCACGGATTCTACGATACGATGCTTGGAAAGgctcatcagcagcagcagcaacgtaCGTCCTTCATTGCCGATCCTCCAACCGGGTCTGGGACCACAATCGGAAGTAAGAAGAATCCTTTCACTGGTCAATCACCTAATACCAGTGCTACCAATGCACTGCTTGGACTTGGCTATGGAACATCTTCATCCGCAAGTACCGGAACATCACAGCCTCAAAGATCGGCTGGATCTCACACGCTTAATGGTTCCGCTTCTGGGTTGTATTCCCCCGAGGAGGGTACCAATGCAGGAACGAATGTCCCAGCTGGAAGTGGTAAACTTTACTCTCCCATTGCCATGATTCAACGGTACGGTGATAATGGTGGTTTACATTCAACTGGTGCAACTGGGACCAGTGGTGGCACATCTCGACCAGGCGTAGAATCACCAACCGGCCAACTACTGCTGGCATCGCACACTACACTTGGACTATCGGATCATCATCATAGTGAGCAGAcgggaagaaaaacgaaccaGCAAACGAATGCAAAGCCGTCTTCCACTTTGGCCGCTTCTGGTTCAACACCACAACTTGCCACTACCGGTGCAGGTAGCTGCTACAGCTGCGGTATCTGTGAGCGATCCGATTTTAGCACGGAAAGTGAAGTCCAGACACATCGGAAAATTGTCCACAACTTAAAGACGGGCGTTAGTTTGCGGTGCGCGTACTGCAATGGTGACTTCCGGTCAAg GAATGAGCTGGAAAATCATATGAAGGTCGCACACAATACGGGTGGTGGCAAGCACAAATGTTTGATTTGTGACGAAATCTTTCCCTCGCCAGCGGTACTGGCGGAGCATAAGCTGTCCCACTGTAAGGTGGGTGCGTCCGGACGCTGTTCACACTGCAGTCTCCCGTTGCCCGATGCACACACCTTCAAGCAGCATCTGCAGGTCCATCAGCCTGTGACGGGCGGATCATCTACAAATCCATCAACCGGAGGAGGTGCACCAGGTACAGGCAGTGCTGGCGGTGGTCAAACCGGTGTCAATGCTTCTTCCTCTACAAATGGCAATGGAAATGCGTCCGGAAGTTCCAATGCGGAACAGGAACGATTCCCTCAACAGTGTATCTGCTGTCGGCAAACGCTTAATTCCGAGTTTGAGATCAGTCTGCATGCTAA ATTCCATACCAAATCTCCGGACACAAATGAGCGTACTTGTGCACTCTGTTTGGAACCGCTACCATCACAACCCGAATCTAGCACCAAAATTTGTGATCCTTGTTTGAAACGGCACAACTTCCCTTCGAAGCTTCTCTCGATGAATTTCCTTAAGCCTAGCGCGTCCACGTCTTTAGGGCAAACCCCAACAATCGCAGGTCCTACACATGGGGGTATCGTTGGACCATCAACCGTTCCTATCGAAGGAAGGACACCGACTTCCGGTGGTATTCAACACGAACAGCAACCAAGCGGTGGAAGAGACAGTTCATCCTCCTCACTGTATCAGTGTAATCTCTGCAAGAAACCGCTACCATCCAGCCAAAAGCTCCAGGAACATCTGATCGATCACACATTCGCCGGCTGTGAAGAACGAGGCTATGTTTGTTACCTTTGCTCAGCCGTTTTCACCTCCTCTGCAGGTTTGCAGGCTCATCTGCCGGTGGCACACACAAACGCTGCCGCGAAACCGTACGATTGCGAACGGTGTGGAGTGGCGTACTTCTTCCGTGCCGAACTGGAGCATCATCTGATCGATCATGAGCTGGGAAGATCGGTGCGAACGGTCACTGGTTCATTTGAACATTCGTCCACAGTACGAACTGGAGACGATGGTGAGTGGCGCTCGGAACAAAATTCACCAGTGTCTGAAGACGATGGCTTAGGGCAGCCGCAAAGGAGTCACATCAAGCAGGAACTTTGTGAAACGGAACAGGACCGATCGTCACCGTATTGTCACAAGGAGGAAGATACCGAGGAAGAAAACGAAGAGCGAGAACCGACTGGAAATGACGAGGATGGAGAAGAAGAATGTGTGAATGCGGAACAACAAATAGATGGGGAGGATGCGGAATTGAACCGTATCGAGGCTAATGATGGTCAGCAGATAAAGCACAATGCAGGTGAAAGTGTTTACCAACATAAAAACGATGCtattgatgatgatgtagcAGGTAGCGAAGAATCTAACGATGCAACCAATGAGGGTGAACTGATGGAGGAGAGAGAACAGTCACAGGAACAGGACGATGAGGAAGAGTACATTGAGGTTGATGAACACACGACGCCGGATGACGTTGGAGGCAAACCAACGCATAACGAGCGTCTTCGCCGACCGTCGAACATGTTGCTCAATGGAGGAAAGGATTGTTCTACACTAACAGGTACAACAACTCCAACGCTTCCGGTTGTTACTGCGGCCGAGTAG